TCCGGGCATGCGGAACCCGGCCTCCCTCCCGCCCGACCCGGACCTGGTGCCCCCGGTGCTCGACGCCCTCTGCCACCCGGACCTGGCGCCCATCGTCGACCTCGTCGTGACCGCCGACGCCGAGGGCTACGAGGCCCGGGCGGTCGACGGCCGGGTCCGCTTCACCCGTGCCGACGAGGGCCACGGCTGGCGCTTCGACGTGACCGAGGTGGAGGGGCGCAACCCCCTGGCCGACCAGGCCACCGACCGCTTCGCCGACCTGGAGGAGGAGCGGGCCCACCCCCACCCCGACCGCACCACCACCAGCTACCCCCACGCCTACGAGATGGTGGCCCAGGCCTTCGACGCCCCGGCCGCCCCCGACGTGATCTGCCAGCACACCTCGGCCCACAACTGGGAGGACCAGGGCGGCGAGCGGGGCGAGCACGGCTCGATGGGCGTGGTCCAGTCCCGGGCCCCGTTCATCCTGGCCGGCAGGGGGGTGGCCCGACGGGGGATCGTCGCCGACTCGGCCCGGCTGGTCGACGTCGCCCCCACGGTCGCCGCGCTGATGGGCGTGGCCCCGCACCCCGACGGGGTGGGCCTGAACGGCCGACCCCGGGCCGACGCCCTGCTGCGGCGCCAGGACGGCGAGGTCCGCACCGACATGCTCGACCCCCGCGACGGCCCGCCCCGCCACGTGGTCGGGTTCCTCTTCGACGGGTGCAACCCCAACGTGCTCCACGACGCGGTGGCCGCGGGCGAGGCCCCCAACGTCGCCCGCCTCATCGCCATGGGCACGAGCCTCGGCCACGGGGCCTTCGCCTCCGCCCCCAGCGTGACCCTGGCCAACCACACCACGGTCCTCACCGGCGCCCACCCGGGTCACCACGGCGTGCTCAACAACGCCTG
Above is a window of Iamia majanohamensis DNA encoding:
- a CDS encoding alkaline phosphatase family protein, with the protein product MRNPASLPPDPDLVPPVLDALCHPDLAPIVDLVVTADAEGYEARAVDGRVRFTRADEGHGWRFDVTEVEGRNPLADQATDRFADLEEERAHPHPDRTTTSYPHAYEMVAQAFDAPAAPDVICQHTSAHNWEDQGGERGEHGSMGVVQSRAPFILAGRGVARRGIVADSARLVDVAPTVAALMGVAPHPDGVGLNGRPRADALLRRQDGEVRTDMLDPRDGPPRHVVGFLFDGCNPNVLHDAVAAGEAPNVARLIAMGTSLGHGAFASAPSVTLANHTTVLTGAHPGHHGVLNNAWYDRAAGRQVITNSPATWPWAMEHLSPEVETLHHAVKRTWPDAFTLAANEPCDAGADFGTFHILRAGDQPDRPPGPDDLPFATERFVRPEKSYRTSSRIDHTGMEIALGVWGDGYQGRQYPRPRFTWVNFSLTDAAFHHGGPYSEIARASIRDTDARMGQVLDAVERAGALDDTAFLLVADHGMEDSDPAVTGDWGTALADLGTPLRDEAYMWIYTGVA